NNNNNNNNNNNNNNNNNNNNNNNNNNNNNNNNNNNNNNNNNNNNNNNNNNNNNNNNNNNNNNNNNNNNNNNNNNNNNNNNNNNNNNNNNNNNNNNNNNNNNNNNNNNNNNNNNNNNNNNNNNNNNNNNNNNNNNNNNNNNNNNNNNNNNNNNNNNNNNNNNNNNNNNNNNNNNNNNNNNNNNNNNNNNNNNNNNNNNNNNNNNNNNNNNNNNNNNNNNNNNNNNNNNNNNNNNNNNNNNNNNNNNNNNNNNNNNNNNNNNNNNNNNNNNNNNNNNNNNNNNNNNNNNNNNNNNNNNNNNNNNNNNNNNNNNNNNNNNNNNNNNNNNNNNNNNNNNNNNNNNNNNNNNNNNNNNNNNNNNNNNNNNNNNNNNNNNNNNNNNNNNNNNNNNNNNNNNNNNNNNNNNNNNNNNNNNNNNNNNNNNNNNNNNNNNNNNNNNNNNNNNNNNNNNNNNNNNNNNNNNNNNNNNNNNNNNNNNNNNNNNNNNNNNNNNNNNNNNNNNNNNNNNNNNNNNNNNNNNNNNNNNNNNNNNNNNNNNNNNNNNNNNNNNNNNNNNNNNNNNNNNNNNNNNNNNNNNNNNNNNNNNNNNNNNNNNNNNNNNNNNNNNNNNNNNNNNNNNNNNNNNNNNNNNNNNNNNNNNNNNNNNNNNNNNNNNNNNNNNNNNNNNNNNNNNNNNNNNNNNNNNNNNNNNNNNNNNNNNNNNNNNNNNNNNNNNNNNNNNNNNNNNNNNNNNNNNNNNNNNNNNNNNNNNNNNNNNNNNNNNNNNNNNNNNNNNNNNNNNNNNNNNNNNNNNNNNNNNNNNNNNNNNNNNNNNNNNNNNNNNNNNNNNNNNNNNNNNNNNNNNNNNNNNNNNNNNNNNNNNNNNNNNNNNNNNNNNNNNNNNNNNNNNNNNNNNNNNNNNNNNNNNNNNNNNNNNNNNNNNNNNNNNNNNNNNNNNNNNNNNNNNNNNNNNNNNNNNNNNNNNNNNNNNNNNNNNNNNNNNNNNNNNNNNNNNNNNNNNNNNNNNNNNNNNNNNNNNNNNNNNNNNNNNNNNNNNNNNNNNNNNNNNNNNNNNNNNNNNNNNNNNNNNNNNNNNNNNNNNNNNNNNNNNNNNNNNNNNNNNNNNNNNNNNNNNNNNNNNNNNNNNNNNNNNNNNNNNNNNNNNNNNNNNNNNNNNNNNNNNNNNNNNNNNNNNNNNNNNNNNNNNNNNNNNNNNNNNNNNNNNNNNNNNNNNNNNNNNNNNNNNNNNNNNNNNNNNNNNNNNNNNNNNNNNNNNNNNNNNNNNNNNNNNNNNNNNNNNNNNNNNNNNNNNNNNNNNNNNNNNNNNNNNNNNNNNNNNNNNNNNNNNNNNNNNNNNNNNNNNNNNNNNNNNNNNNNNNNNNNNNNNNNNNNNNNNNNNNNNNNNNNNNNNNNNNNNNNNNNNNNNNNNNNNNNNNNNNNNNNNNNNNNNNNNNNNNNNNNNNNNNNNNNNNNNNNNNNNNNNNNNNNNNNNNNNNNNNNNNNNNNNNNNNNNNNNNNNNNNNNNNNNNNNNNNNNNNNNNNNNNNNNNNNNNNNNNNNNNNNNNNNNNNNNNNNNNNNNNNNNNNNNNNNNNNNNNNNNNNNNNNNNNNNNNNNNNNNNNNNNNNNNNNNNNNNNNNNNNNNNNNNNNNNNNNNNNNNNNNNNNNNNNNNNNNNNNNNNNNNNNNNNNNNNNNNNNNNNNNNNNNNNNNNNNNNNNNNNNNNNNNNNNNNNNNNNNNNNNNNNNNNNNNNNNNNNNNNNNNNNNNNNNNNNNNNNNNNNNNNNNNNNNNNNNNNNNNNNNNNNNNNNNNNNNNNNNNNNNNNNNNNNNNNNNNNNNNNNNNNNNNNNNNNNNNNNNNNNNNNNNNNNNNNNNNNNNNNNNNNNNNNNNNNNNNNNNNNNNNNNNNNNNNNNNNNNNNNNNNNNNNNNNNNNNNNNNNNNNNNNNNNNNNNNNNNNNNNNNNNNNNNNNNNNNNNNNNNNNNNNNNNNNNNNNNNNNNNNNNNNNNNNNNNNNNNNNNNNNNNNNNNNNNNNNNNNNNNNNNNNNNNNNNNNNNNNNNNNNNNNNNNNNNNNNNNNNNNNNNNNNNNNNNNNNNNNNNNNNNNNNNNNNNNNNNNNNNNNNNNNNNNNNNNNNNNNNNNNNNNNNNNNNNNNNNNNNNNNNNNNNNNNNNNNNNNNNNNNNNNNNNNNNNNNNNNNNNNNNNNNNNNNNNNNNNNNNNNNNNNNNNNNNNNNNNNNNNNNNNNNNNNNNNNNNNNNNNNNNNNNNNNNNNNNNNNNNNNNNNNNNNNNNNNNNNNNNNNNNNNNNNNNNNNNNNNNNNNNNNNNNNNNNNNNNNNNNNNNNNNNNNNNNNNNNNNNNNNNNNNNNNNNNNNNNNNNNNNNNNNNNNNNNNNNNNNNNNNNNNNNNNNNNNNNNNNNNNNNNNNNNNNNNNNNNNNNNNNNNNNNNNNNNNNNNNNNNNNNNNNNNNNNNNNNNNNNNNNNNNNNNNNNNNNNNNNNNNNNNNNNNNNNNNNNNNNNNNNNNNNNNNNNNNNNNNNNNNNNNNNNNNNNNNNNNNNNNNNNNNNNNNNNNNNNNNNNNNNNNNNNNNNNNNNNNNNNNNNNNNNNNNNNNNNNNNNNNNNNNNNNNNNNNNNNNNNNNNNNNNNNNNNNNNNNNNNNNNNNNNNNNNNNNNNNNNNNNNNNNNNNNNNNNNNNNNNNNNNNNNNNNNNNNNNNNNNNNNNNNNNNNNNNNNNNNNNNNNNNNNNNNNNNNNNNNNNNNNNNNNNNNNNNNNNNNNNNNNNNNNNNNNNNNNNNNNNNNNNNNNNNNNNNNNNNNNNNNNNNNNNNNNNNNNNNNNNNNNNNNNNNNNNNNNNNNNNNNNNNNNNNNNNNNNNNNNNNNNNNNNNNNNNNNNNNNNNNNNNNNNNNNNNNNNNNNNNNNNNNNNNNNNNNNNNNNNNNNNNNNNNNNNNNNNNNNNNNNNNNNNNNNNNNNNNNNNNNNNNNNNNNNNNNNNNNNNNNNNNNNNNNNNNNNNNNNNNNNNNNNNNNNNNNNNNNNNNNNNNNNNNNNNNNNNNNNNNNNNNNNNNNNNNNNNNNNNNNNNNNNNNNNNNNNNNNNNNNNNNNNNNNNNNNNNNNNNNNNNNNNNNNNNNNNNNNNNNNNNNNNNNNNNNNNNNNNNNNNNNNNNNNNNNNNNNNNNNNNNNNNNNNNNNNNNNNNNNNNNNNNNNNNNNNNNNNNNNNNNNNNNNNNNNNNNNNNNNNNNNNNNNNNNNNNNNNNNNNNNNNNNNNNNNNNNNNNNNNNNNNNNNNNNNNNNNNNNNNNNNNNNNNNNNNNNNNNNNNNNNNNNNNNNNNNNNNNNNNNNNNNNNNNNNNNNNNNNNNNNNNNNNNNNNNNNNNNNNNNNNNNNNNNNNNNNNNNNNNNNNNNNNNNNNNNNNNNNNNNNNNNNNNNNNNNNNNNNNNNNNNNNNNNNNNNNNNNNNNNNNNNNNNNNNNNNNNNNNNNNNNNNNNNNNNNNNNNNNNNNNNNNNNNNNNNNNNNNNNNNNNNNNNNNNNNNNNNNNNNNNNNNNNNNNNNNNNNNNNNNNNNNNNNNNNNNNNNNNNNNNNNNNNNNNNNNNNNNNNNNNNNNNNNNNNNNNNNNNNNNNNNNNNNNNNNNNNNNNNNNNNNNNNNNNNNNNNNNNNNNNNNNNNNNNNNNNNNNNNNNNNNNNNNNNNNNNNNNNNNNNNNNNNNNNNNNNNNNNNNNNNNNNNNNNNNNNNNNNNNNNNNNNNNNNNNNNNNNNNNNNNNNNNNNNNNNNNNNNNNNNNNNNNNNNNNNNNNNNNNNNNNNNNNNNNNNNNNNNNNNNNNNNNNNNNNNNNNNNNNNNNNNNNNNNNNNNNNNNNNNNNNNNNNNNNNNNNNNNNNNNNNNNNNNNNNNNNNNNNNNNNNNNNNNNNNNNNNNNNNNNNNNNNNNNNNNNNNNNNNNNNNNNNNNNNNNNNNNNNNNNNNNNNNNNNNNNNNNNNNNNNNNNNNNNNNNNNNNNNNNNNNNNNNNNNNNNNNNNNNNNNNNNNNNNNNNNNNNNNNNNNNNNNNNNNNNNNNNNNNNNNNNNNNNNNNNNNNNNNNNNNNNNNNNNNNNNNNNNNNNNNNNNNNNNNNNNNNNNNNNNNNNNNNNNNNNNNNNNNNNNNNNNNNNNNNNNNNNNNNNNNNNNNNNNNNNNNNNNNNNNNNNNNNNNNNNNNNNNNNNNNNNNNNNNNNNNNNNNNNNNNNNNNNNNNNNNNNNNNNNNNNNNNNNNNNNNNNNNNNNNNNNNNNNNNNNNNNNNNNNNNNNNNNNNNNNNNNNNNNNNNNNNNNNNNNNNNNNNNNNNNNNNNNNNNNNNNNNNNNNNNNNNNNNNNNNNNNNNNNNNNNNNNNNNNNNNNNNNNNNNNNNNNNNNNNNNNNNNNNNNNNNNNNNNNNNNNNNNNNNNNNNNNNNNNNNNNNNNNNNNNNNNNNNNNNNNNNNNNNNNNNNNNNNNNNNNNNNNNNNNNNNNNNNNNNNNNNNNNNNNNNNNNNNNNNNNNNNNNNNNNNNNNNNNNNNNNNNNNNNNNNNNNNNNNNNNNNNNNNNNNNNNNNNNNNNNNNNNNNNNNNNNNNNNNNNNNNNNNNNNNNNNNNNNNNNNNNNNNNNNNNNNNNNNNNNNNNNNNNNNNNNNNNNNNNNNNNNNNNNNNNNNNNNNNNNNNNNNNNNNNNNNNNNNNNNNNNNNNNNNNNNNNNNNNNNNNNNNNNNNNNNNNNNNNNNNNNNNNNNNNNNNNNNNNNNNNNNNNNNNNNNNNNNNNNNNNNNNNNNNNNNNNNNNNNNNNNNNNNNNNNNNNNNNNNNNNNNNNNNNNNNNNNNNNNNNNNNNNNNNNNNNNNNNNNNNNNNNNNNNNNNNNNNNNNNNNNNNNNNNNNNNNNNNNNNNNNNNNNNNNNNNNNNNNNNNNNNNNNNNNNNNNNNNNNNNNNNNNNNNNNNNNNNNNNNNNNNNNNNNNNNNNNNNNNNNNNNNNNNNNNNNNNNNNNNNNNNNNNNNNNNNNNNNNNNNNNNNNNNNNNNNNNNNNNNNNNNNNNNNNNNNNNNNNNNNNNNNNNNNNNNNNNNNNNNNNNNNNNNNNNNNNNNNNNNNNNNNNNNNNNNNNNNNNNNNNNNNNNNNNNNNNNNNNNNNNNNNNNNNNNNNNNNNNNNNNNNNNNNNNNNNNNNNNNNNNNNNNNNNNNNNNNNNNNNNNNNNNNNNNNNNNNNNNNNNNNNNNNNNNNNNNNNNNNNNNNNNNNNNNNNNNNNNNNNNNNNNNNNNNNNNNNNNNNNNNNNNNNNNNNNNNNNNNNNNNNNNNNNNNNNNNNNNNNNNNNNNNNNNNNNNNNNNNNNNNNNNNNNNNNNNNNNNNNNNNNNNNNNNNNNNNNNNNNNNNNNNNNNNNNNNNNNNNNNNNNNNNNNNNNNNNNNNNNNNNNNNNNNNNNNNNNNNNNNNNNNNNNNNNNNNNNNNNNNNNNNNNNNNNNNNNNNNNNNNNNNNNNNNNNNNNNNNNNNNNNNNNNNNNNNNNNNNNNNNNNNNNNNNNNNNNNNNNNNNNNNNNNNNNNNNNNNNNNNNNNNNNNNNNNNNNNNNNNNNNNNNNNNNNNNNNNNNNNNNNNNNNNNNNNNNNNNNNNNNNNNNNNNNNNNNNNNNNNNNNNNNNNNNNNNNNNNNNNNNNNNNNNNNNNNNNNNNNNNNNNNNNNNNNNNNNNNNNNNNNNNNNNNNNNNNNNNNNNNNNNNNNNNNNNNNNNNNNNNNNNNNNNNNNNNNNNNNNNNNNNNNNNNNNNNNNNNNNNNNNNNNNNNNNNNNNNNNNNNNNNNNNNNNNNNNNNNNNNNNNNNNNNNNNNNNNNNNNNNNNNNNNNNNNNNNNNNNNNNNNNNNNNNNNNNNNNNNNNNNNNNNNNNNNNNNNNNNNNNNNNNNNNNNNNNNNNNNNNNNNNNNNNNNNNNNNNNNNNNNNNNNNNNNNNNNNNNNNNNNNNNNNNNNNNNNNNNNNNNNNNNNNNNNNNNNNNNNNNNNNNNNNNNNNNNNNNNNNNNNNNNNNNNNNNNNNNNNNNNNNNNNNNNNNNNNNNNNNNNNNNNNNNNNNNNNNNNNNNNNNNNNNNNNNNNNNNNNNNNNNNNNNNNNNNNNNNNNNNNNNNNNNNNNNNNNNNNNNNNNNNNNNNNNNNNNNNNNNNNNNNNNNNNNNNNNNNNNNNNNNNNNNNNNNNNNNNNNNNNNNNNNNNNNNNNNNNNNNNNNNNNNNNNNNNNNNNNNNNNNNNNNNNNNNNNNNNNNNNNNNNNNNNNNNNNNNNNNNNNNNNNNNNNNNNNNNNNNNNNNNNNNNNNNNNNNNNNNNNNNNNNNNNNNNNNNNNNNNNNNNNNNNNNNNNNNNNNNNNNNNNNNNNNNNNNNNNNNNNNNNNNNNNNNNNNNNNNNNNNNNNNNNNNNNNNNNNNNNNNNNNNNNNNNNNNNNNNNNNNNNNNNNNNNNNNNNNNNNNNNNNNNNNNNNNNNNNNNNNNNNNNNNNNNNNNNNNNNNNNNNNNNNNNNNNNNNNNNNNNNNNNNNNNNNNNNNNNNNNNNNNNNNNNNNNNNNNNNNNNNNNNNNNNNNNNNNNNNNNNNNNNNNNNNNNNNNNNNNNNNNNNNNNNNNNNNNNNNNNNNNNNNNNNNNNNNNNNNNNNNNNNNNNNNNNNNNNNNNNNNNNNNNNNNNNNNNNNNNNNNNNNNNNNNNNNNNNNNNNNNNNNNNNNNNNNNNNNNNNNNNNNNNNNNNNNNNNNNNNNNNNNNNNNNNNNNNNNNNNNNNNNNNNNNNNNNNNNNNNNNNNNNNNNNNNNNNNNNNNNNNNNNNNNNNNNNNNNNNNNNNNNNNNNNNNNNNNNNNNNNNNNNNNNNNNNNNNNNNNNNNNNNNNNNNNNNNNNNNNNNNNNNNNNNNNNNNNNNNNNNNNNNNNNNNNNNNNNNNNNNNNNNNNNNNNNNNNNNNNNNNNNNNNNNNNNNNNNNNNNNNNNNNNNNNNNNNNNNNNNNNNNNNNNNNNNNNNNNNNNNNNNNNNNNNNNNNNNNNNNNNNNNNNNNNNNNNNNNNNNNNNNNNNNNNNNNNNNNNNNNNNNNNNNNNNNNNNNNNNNNNNNNNNNNNNNNNNNNNNNNNNNNNNNNNNNNNNNNNNNNNNNNNNNNNNNNNNNNNNNNNNNNNNNNNNNNNNNNNNNNNNNNNNNNNNNNNNNNNNNNNNNNNNNNNNNNNNNNNNNNNNNNNNNNNNNNNNNNNNNNNNNNNNNNNNNNNNNNNNNNNNNNNNNNNNNNNNNNNNNNNNNNNNNNNNNNNNNNNNNNNNNNNNNNNNNNNNNNNNNNNNNNNNNNNNNNNNNNNNNNNNNNNNNNNNNNNNNNNNNNNNNNNNNNNNNNNNNNNNNNNNNNNNNNNNNNNNNNNNNNNNNNNNNNNNNNNNNNNNNNNNNNNNNNNNNNNNNNNNNNNNNNNNNNNNNNNNNNNNNNNNNNNNNNNNNNNNNNNNNNNNNNNNNNNNNNNNNNNNNNNNNNNNNNNNNNNNNNNNNNNNNNNNNNNNNNNNNNNNNNNNNNNNNNNNNNNNNNNNNNNNNNNNNNNNNNNNNNNNNNNNNNNNNNNNNNNNNNNNNNNNNNNNNNNNNNNNNNNNNNNNNNNNNNNNNNNNNNNNNNNNNNNNNNNNNNNNNNNNNNNNNNNNNNNNNNNNNNNNNNNNNNNNNNNNNNNNNNNNNNNNNNNNNNNNNNNNNNNNNNNNNNNNNNNNNNNNNNNNNNNNNNNNNNNNNNNNNNNNNNNNNNNNNNNNNNNNNNNNNNNNNNNNNNNNNNNNNNNNNNNNNNNNNNNNNNNNNNNNNNNNNNNNNNNNNNNNNNNNNNNNNNNNNNNNNNNNNNNNNNTAAAATAAGTGAATTAGATTCTActgttttacaaatattagtagattatatttatactggtgAATTGATAATGACAAAAGAAAATGTACAGGTATAATTAACAAGTCAATTTGTTAAagactaatataaaattgtttttaatgtattactGATGATTTTCAAGGTATTATTACCAGCAGCAAACATCTTGCAGTTAGATTTTGTTATTGCTGCATGTTCtgagtttttacaaaaacaactgGATGCATCGAATTGTCTTGGCATCAGAGCGTTTGCTGACTTACATAACTGTACGGAATTGTTAGCGAGTTctgaaacattaataaaaaaacagtttctgtatgatttaattaattttattctttatattattcagtaatCAATGTTCTATATAATGATCATTATTTTCAGGGAAGTGGTTAAAAGTGATGAGTTCCTATCTTTATCTTCCGAAGATGTGGTTAAGATTATCTCCTGTAATGACCTTGCTGTTCCATATGAAGAAAAAGTAAGTAAACTGcaatattggtaatataattgtatggaaAGTAAGTTGAACACAAAGAgttctataataactataatatttttctatgcaTTGGTTGAAATTGACCATTCTTGAATAGtcatacacaacaaaaaaattgttatcctgtgaattaggtaggtatatacttaattattgatAGATGAGTATAGATATTGCAGTGTTATAGAAAAATAAGCTTTAATGCTACGCCCTAtacctttaaatgtttatgtaagtCCATAATAAGTATCAAATCTCTATTAACTTTGAATCTAGGATTAATATAACACAGataaaaacgttaagttaaaGACAACAAGGGTAAAAATActtcaaacttattttatttataaattacaaaaattacagttttagttaattatgaaatattttaataatcaacaaatatttttattgaacaaaaatttaaaatttacaatcagGGCCATATTTACCATAACGCAGGATAGGCAACTGCCTATGGCCTCCGTTATTGGAGGGCCTAGGATTTTTATGAAGACTATTTTTTATTCTTGAGGGTTCTACCtttcattgtataaaataaatataagaaacataaaatatttaaaaaaaaattaaatgattaatccTNNNNNNNNNNNNNNNNNNNNNNNNNNNNNNNNNNNNNNNNNNNNNNNNNNNNNNNNNNNNNNNNNNNNNNNNNNNNNNNNNNNNNNNNNNNNNNNNNNNNCattatgtacatataggtaggtacctatactcccAATTATTGTCTTGCAGATCACATCCGATGATGGGTCTCGCAGGTGCAATTTCAATCCGGAAGCGATTACCACACAGTTATTATACATGCGGTGCACATACCTACTAGGTATACCAAATAacgaatttataaattgtatagatacctatataggtaatactgtaatatgtatatatatggttGATTGCGAAATCGATCCGTAAGTATATATATCAGACGAAACTTAATGGCTGAAACTGCAGCAGCTTATAAGTATGTCCTTCgacatttatatactatatataaattataagcgtATAATGCATCCACAAGAAAACgtgaagtaataataatttcacacGCGTCCTATAAGATattaacacaattatattactGAGTTACATCGAGGTCGATTCCGACTCTGCTGTTGAGAGGGTTATAAACgcatatataattaggtacatattatacatggaTTCGATATAGACTCATAGTCGTTACTTTAAACACTGATTGATACGCGTCGTAAAGCCAAAGTAATTTACAATCAAACTACCTATATGGGTtgatagtatatatgtatatatagatacctacataatatacctatatacgaacGTCATGGaccaaatattgtaattaataaaccaataggtatttaataatatatatgtttaatgtttatacctaaATGCATTGGGCAACGGCATTCGTTACAGGTAGGTATGAACGttcagattttaaatatacgTCTTATAcgtgctattattataatgtatactgaaATATCATCTATAGATATGCGTAAGTACGCGTGCCGTTGCCCAtttgtatacaacaatattacagTCGCGcgtgcttatatatatatataagtggaACTTACGCAAGACGATTTTGAAGCACCTGCAGatgtagtaaatataatattataacctacaaATTccatcatcaaatttaaaaaggatacaaattataaattacaaataaatacaaaaagtacctacctatatttattataaagggTGTCTCAAAAAGAACGCCGGATTTAAATCTgctatacattaaatttatttttcttaaaaaaacattacaaatataTCATTCTCTTCAGGATAAATTGAGGTTTAACAGTGAAAAACAACATCGGGCATATGACCCCCCCTACTAGCCCACCAGGGGATTATTCTTTCCATATAATTTACCATCACTCGATCACACATTGCCCCATCAAGTTCGTTGAGGACACAACGAATTTCTTGCTTAAGTTCCAAGACGTTTCGGACTTTGTTCTGGTAAACTCGTGACTTAGTGTATCCCCATAAGAAAAAATCACACGGCGTCAAGTCGCAAGATCGAGGTGGGTAGCTTTGGTCTCCACGCAACGAGATTAGTGTGTCCGGGAACTTCTCACGCAGCAGAGCGATTGTTTCTCTTGAAGTGTGACAAGTTGCGCCGTCTTGCTGAAACCATACATTTTCGATGTTCATTTGGTCCAAACGAGGCCATAAAAAATGATTGAGCATAGCACGGTCACAAATcgctctatatatatatatatatatcattgcaACAACTcgattaatttgtatactttatttgaagtatgaaatgtataagttaagttataatatacttaaaatttataaagttataaaaataatgtagtagGTACATGAACCAGTAAaacaaacatcatattatatagttatataggtttaaagcctatgtagtatgtacctataggtattttatactttatataaaaataatgttagaNNNNNNNNNNNNNNNNNNNNNNNNNNNNNNNNNNNNNNNNNNNNNNNNNNNNNNNNNNNNNNNNNNNNNNNNNNNNNNNNNNNNNNNNNNNNNNNNNNNNGATCCCcgataattataaaacaaatacaaaacaatgtTAGGCTATATATAGGGGAGACTGGCTTAATATGACATaccactttttaatttaaaaaaaaattgaagaaataatGTTAGTTAACACATGAAACTTTAGCAGCATacctttttgtatttatattatacacatatttccGAAGTctaattgtacatttaataaaaacaaataattttaatacactttttttaaatgtacgtaCTATGTCATTTGTATAAGCAACCATTATATACTGggcaatagaaataaattataaaatttttgcaatttaatagtttaatcaaatattttattataaatagcaacactttagaaatatattttaatataattaatataataatataaatatgaaaataatataataataaacactgctATGTCATTTTGCCTGATATCATACaggtttttttcaaagtttttatggCCAAAGTATTTTaagcttatttataaaataattttagtattgctTGCCTTTTTATGTTCaacttcgaataaaaaaaaattgaaggaacataaagttttatattttaaaattcatttttaaaaatgacattgacgcaactaggggggtgctTTGGGTCCTTAGCACCCCCTAAGTCAAAATTAGCAGCCCctaaaaaatcgtttaaaaatttgaaaaaaaaagtttatcaaattaaaattataattt
This portion of the Acyrthosiphon pisum isolate AL4f chromosome A1, pea_aphid_22Mar2018_4r6ur, whole genome shotgun sequence genome encodes:
- the LOC100568575 gene encoding kelch-like protein 12, with the protein product MTKENVQVLLPAANILQLDFVIAACSEFLQKQLDASNCLGIRAFADLHNCTELLASSETLIKKQFLEVVKSDEFLSLSSEDVVKIISCNDLAVPYEEKVSKLQYW